One Ascaphus truei isolate aAscTru1 chromosome 9, aAscTru1.hap1, whole genome shotgun sequence genomic region harbors:
- the C9H1orf74 gene encoding UPF0739 protein C1orf74 homolog gives MAVSLHGELRSAATRHLREGRRRSLSASASLNLAAEILAVDSGLKPSFLYDYSAAGVEQIQSYLKELQHMGLIQGHLLVLNIAGNILIINVPRAISCLDTLLGSEDLHLIDVSASLEHPVMCSQIQVPQMRSPLLELLDHLQPYQGEKPAMVSVGDIHSPVWNLCTVFGFLLGFPAAYWFDTTRGFENCLSLIPLRHFSVQASCSRINLHRVQLYSFTVPESVYPSMQVHVEDWIERLKQIFNGQSNFTDLQIITNTVTLTAVAL, from the coding sequence ATGGCAGTGTCACTCCACGGGGAACTCCGCTCAGCCGCTACACGTCACCtcagagagggaaggaggaggtcGCTCTCGGCGTCTGCTTCCTTGAACCTTGCCGCTGAAATTCTGGCCGTAGACTCTGGTCTGAAGCCAAGTTTTCTATATGACTACAGCGCAGCAGGTGTGGAACAAATCCAGAGCTACCTCAAGGAACTTCAGCACATGGGTTTGATCCAGGGGCATCTGCTTGTGCTAAATATCGCTGGGAATATCCTCATCATCAATGTACCAAGGGCCATCTCCTGTTTGGACACACTACTGGGCAGTGAGGATTTACATCTAATAGATGTTTCTGCCTCCCTCGAGCACCCTGTCATGTGCAGCCAAATTCAGGTGCCCCAGATGCGCTCTCCGCTGCTGGAGTTATTGGATCATCTTCAACCTTATCAAGGCGAGAAGCCTGCCATGGTATCTGTAGGCGACATCCATTCTCCTGTGTGGAACCTCTGCACCGTGTTTGGTTTTCTTCTGGGTTTCCCTGCTGCTTACTGGTTCGACACCACAAGAGGGTTTGAGAACTGCTTGTCTCTGATCCCGCTGCGacacttctctgtccaagcctcTTGTTCCAGGATAAACCTGCACAGAGTGCAACTTTACTCCTTCACTGTTCCAGAGTCTGTGTACCCCTCCATGCAGGTGCATGTGGAGGATTGGATTGAAAGACTAAAGCAGATATTTAATGGACAAAGTAACTTTACTGACCTTCAGATTATCACCAATACTGTAACACTAACAGCTGTTGCGCTGTGA